A genomic region of Bradyrhizobium sp. ORS 278 contains the following coding sequences:
- a CDS encoding LysR family transcriptional regulator — translation MSSTRLPDFEGLALLARVAEERSFAGAARALNLSVATVSRAITRLEDRLGARVLNRTSRKVALTDFGRTLAERGARMLREAEEAESAARELSSRPRGTVNLAVPMSFGLREVSPLLPAFVREYPEITLNLHLSDATVDLIGDGFDAALRIAALPDSSLIARRLRPMGRFLVASPDYIARYGRPQTPAELNVHHCLGYAYRARTATWHLTHTDGREAAVTPTGPLSVTNIDALLPALLDGIGIAELPCFVADPHVAEGRLEILLPDWKLPGGGLYFITPAAHVRPARIEVLSEFLARHLSRSREERC, via the coding sequence ATGTCGAGCACCCGCTTACCCGATTTCGAGGGCCTCGCCCTGCTCGCGAGGGTGGCAGAGGAACGCTCGTTCGCCGGCGCTGCCCGCGCCTTGAACCTTTCGGTGGCAACGGTCTCCCGGGCCATCACCCGCCTGGAGGACCGGCTCGGCGCGCGGGTGCTCAATCGGACCTCGCGCAAGGTGGCGCTGACCGATTTCGGCCGGACGCTCGCCGAGCGCGGCGCGCGCATGCTGCGGGAGGCGGAGGAGGCGGAAAGCGCCGCGCGCGAACTGTCCAGCCGTCCGCGCGGCACCGTCAATCTCGCCGTGCCGATGTCGTTCGGCCTGCGCGAAGTCAGCCCGCTGCTTCCCGCGTTCGTGCGCGAATACCCGGAGATCACGCTCAACCTGCATCTCAGCGACGCCACCGTCGATCTGATCGGCGACGGCTTCGATGCCGCGTTGCGGATCGCCGCACTGCCGGACTCGTCGTTGATCGCCCGGCGCCTGCGCCCAATGGGCCGCTTCCTGGTGGCGTCGCCGGACTACATCGCCCGCTACGGCCGGCCGCAAACCCCCGCCGAGCTGAACGTCCATCATTGCCTCGGCTATGCCTATCGCGCCCGGACGGCGACATGGCATCTGACCCACACCGACGGCCGCGAGGCCGCGGTGACGCCGACCGGACCGCTGTCGGTGACGAACATCGATGCGCTGCTGCCCGCATTGCTGGACGGCATCGGCATCGCCGAACTGCCATGCTTCGTCGCTGATCCCCACGTCGCCGAAGGGCGGCTGGAAATTCTGCTGCCGGACTGGAAGCTCCCGGGCGGCGGGTTGTACTTCATCACGCCAGCCGCGCATGTGCGGCCGGCCCGGATCGAGGTGCTGAGTGAGTTTCTCGCCAGACATTTGTCGCGTTCGCGCGAAGAACGCTGTTAG
- a CDS encoding SDR family NAD(P)-dependent oxidoreductase: MAQKLSEKIAVVTGGTSGIGLASAKRFAAEGAHVYVTGRRRPELEAAVTAIGRSATGVQADATKLSDLDALYQKVKQDVGRIDVLFVNAGGGSMLPLGQITEQQYDDTFDRNVKGVLFTVQKALPLLRDGASVILTGSTAGTEGTPAFSVYGASKAAVRAFARNWILDLKDRRIRVNTLSPGATKTPGLVELAGPDAAQQQGLLDYLASRIPLGRVGDPDEIAKAAVFLASDDSSFVNGAELFVDGGQAQV, translated from the coding sequence ATGGCCCAGAAACTCAGCGAAAAGATCGCCGTCGTGACCGGCGGAACCAGCGGCATCGGCCTCGCCTCCGCCAAGCGCTTCGCCGCCGAAGGCGCCCACGTCTATGTCACCGGCCGTCGGAGGCCGGAGCTGGAAGCCGCGGTGACCGCGATCGGCCGGAGTGCGACCGGCGTCCAGGCGGATGCCACCAAGCTCTCGGACCTCGACGCGCTCTATCAGAAGGTGAAGCAGGATGTCGGCCGCATCGACGTGCTGTTCGTCAATGCCGGCGGCGGCTCGATGCTGCCGCTCGGACAGATTACCGAGCAGCAATATGACGACACGTTCGATCGCAACGTGAAGGGCGTGCTGTTCACCGTGCAGAAGGCGCTGCCGCTGCTGCGCGACGGCGCCTCGGTGATCCTGACCGGCTCCACAGCCGGCACCGAAGGCACGCCCGCCTTCAGCGTCTACGGCGCCTCGAAGGCCGCGGTGCGTGCCTTCGCGCGCAACTGGATCCTCGATCTCAAGGACCGGCGCATTCGCGTCAATACCTTGAGCCCCGGCGCAACCAAGACTCCGGGCCTCGTCGAGCTCGCCGGTCCGGACGCCGCGCAGCAGCAGGGGCTGCTCGACTATCTCGCCTCACGCATTCCGCTCGGACGCGTGGGCGATCCCGACGAGATCGCCAAAGCGGCGGTGTTCCTCGCCTCCGACGATTCCAGCTTCGTCAACGGCGCCGAACTGTTCGTCGATGGCGGACAGGCGCAGGTGTGA
- a CDS encoding nuclear transport factor 2 family protein yields MSHSSDNYDHLLRSNLNRVFNERDPAKRAEAIAELFVEVPVMFEPTNVVNGRAEISRVAGDLLQQFGPDFVFVPVGTAVGHHGLAHLSWQAGPKDGPIAVTGADVAEIVDGRIARLWVLLNAAA; encoded by the coding sequence ATGTCGCATTCATCAGACAACTACGACCATCTTCTCCGGTCGAACCTCAATCGCGTCTTCAACGAGCGCGATCCAGCAAAGCGCGCGGAGGCGATCGCCGAGCTATTCGTCGAAGTGCCCGTCATGTTCGAGCCGACCAACGTCGTCAACGGTCGAGCGGAGATTTCACGCGTGGCGGGCGACCTGCTTCAACAGTTTGGGCCCGATTTCGTCTTCGTCCCCGTGGGCACCGCAGTAGGTCACCATGGCCTGGCGCATCTGTCTTGGCAGGCTGGCCCGAAGGACGGCCCGATTGCCGTGACCGGCGCCGACGTGGCCGAGATCGTCGATGGCCGAATCGCGCGGCTCTGGGTGTTGCTGAACGCGGCGGCTTAG
- a CDS encoding nitroreductase codes for MEFDDVILGRRSIRGYKPDPVPRALIEEILTLAMRAPSSMNTQPWNFYVITGEPLNRIRAGNTERMLAGVPQSREFRIGQPFDGQHRERQIGVAKQLFSAMGIARDDKEKRQDWVLRGFRQFDAPVCIIVTYDRVLAGSDDTPFDCGAVTTALVNAAWSRGLGAVINSQGIMQSPVVREHAGIAADQVIMKSIALGWPDHDFPANAVVSERKSVKDATVFVGFEE; via the coding sequence ATGGAATTCGATGACGTCATCCTCGGCCGCCGCAGCATTCGGGGCTACAAGCCCGATCCCGTGCCAAGGGCGCTGATCGAGGAAATCCTCACGCTGGCGATGCGCGCACCATCGTCGATGAACACCCAGCCGTGGAATTTCTACGTCATCACCGGCGAGCCTCTCAACCGCATCCGCGCCGGCAACACGGAGCGCATGCTCGCGGGCGTGCCGCAGTCGCGCGAGTTTCGCATCGGCCAGCCCTTCGACGGGCAGCACCGCGAGCGGCAGATCGGCGTCGCCAAGCAATTGTTTTCCGCCATGGGCATCGCGCGCGACGACAAGGAGAAGCGCCAGGACTGGGTGCTGCGCGGCTTCCGCCAGTTCGACGCGCCGGTCTGCATCATCGTGACCTATGACCGCGTGCTCGCCGGCAGCGACGACACGCCGTTCGACTGCGGCGCCGTGACGACCGCGCTGGTCAACGCCGCCTGGTCGCGCGGCCTTGGCGCAGTCATCAACAGCCAGGGCATCATGCAGTCGCCCGTCGTGCGCGAGCATGCCGGAATCGCCGCCGACCAGGTCATCATGAAGAGCATCGCGCTCGGCTGGCCCGATCACGATTTTCCTGCCAACGCCGTGGTGTCGGAGCGCAAGTCGGTGAAGGACGCGACGGTGTTCGTGGGGTTCGAGGAGTAG
- a CDS encoding HAD hydrolase-like protein — protein MSHVHAVLLDLDGTLIDSRPGIAASALAALRSLGHAPDQALDITAFIGPPLQDMMRELLQAHGDRVGGDRVDEAVLVYRRHYGDIGLFDCSLYPGIREALQEMHRAGLRIYLATSKRELFARRILEHLDLASYFQAIHGSVPSGELDHKPELLAHILMKRSITAAHGVMVGDRRHDIAGAHAVGMRSLGVLWGYGGREELETSGAGRLVESPSDLAAAVVTMLKR, from the coding sequence ATGTCCCACGTTCACGCAGTCCTGCTCGACCTCGACGGCACTCTGATCGACTCGCGCCCCGGCATCGCCGCGAGCGCGCTGGCGGCGTTGCGGTCGCTCGGTCATGCGCCTGATCAAGCACTGGATATCACGGCCTTCATCGGTCCGCCCTTGCAGGACATGATGCGCGAGCTGCTGCAGGCTCATGGCGACCGTGTTGGCGGCGACCGTGTCGACGAAGCCGTCCTGGTCTATCGCCGGCATTATGGTGATATCGGTCTGTTCGACTGCTCGCTCTATCCCGGCATTCGCGAGGCGCTGCAGGAGATGCATCGCGCCGGGTTGCGGATCTATCTCGCGACGTCGAAGCGCGAGCTGTTCGCGCGCCGTATCCTGGAGCATCTCGATCTGGCGTCGTACTTCCAAGCCATTCATGGCTCGGTGCCTTCAGGCGAGCTCGATCACAAGCCCGAGTTGCTCGCGCATATTCTCATGAAGCGGAGTATCACCGCCGCGCATGGCGTGATGGTCGGCGACCGTCGTCATGACATCGCCGGCGCGCACGCCGTGGGCATGCGCAGCCTCGGCGTGCTCTGGGGTTATGGCGGTCGGGAGGAGTTGGAAACCTCCGGTGCAGGCCGTCTGGTGGAAAGTCCCTCCGATCTGGCGGCAGCGGTGGTGACGATGTTGAAGAGATAG